From candidate division WOR-3 bacterium, a single genomic window includes:
- a CDS encoding bifunctional nuclease family protein produces MIEVKVAGVLFNEQAASPVMILKELSGSRALPIFIGPMEATAILYALENIKLKRPLTIDLLKNFLDAFAIKVQRIIISALKQETFYAEIIVEHAGKIFAIDARPSDSVGLAVRCGSPIFVAEEVFNQAGIEITADDEARLEELRSSIRNIPPEDFGSYKL; encoded by the coding sequence ATGATTGAAGTAAAAGTTGCCGGGGTGCTTTTTAATGAACAAGCCGCCTCGCCGGTAATGATTCTTAAAGAGCTTAGCGGTTCCCGAGCTCTGCCAATATTTATCGGACCAATGGAAGCCACCGCAATTCTTTATGCCCTAGAGAATATTAAACTCAAAAGACCCTTAACAATCGACTTACTGAAAAACTTTCTGGATGCTTTTGCGATTAAAGTGCAGCGGATAATTATCTCAGCCCTAAAACAGGAAACATTTTATGCCGAAATTATAGTGGAGCATGCGGGTAAAATTTTCGCAATCGACGCTCGACCTTCAGATTCGGTGGGCCTGGCCGTCCGATGCGGTTCGCCGATTTTTGTAGCCGAAGAAGTGTTTAATCAAGCCGGCATTGAAATAACGGCTGATGATGAGGCCCGACTTGAAGAACTGCGCTCGTCAATCCGAAATATCCCTCCTGAGGATTTTGGTAGTTATAAGCTCTAA
- a CDS encoding NAD-dependent epimerase/dehydratase family protein → MKGGKALITGSCGLIGSESVSFLAEKGFQIVGIDNDMRAYFFGKEASTSWQKERLLEKYKNVYKHCDLDIRNYDGLIKIFKDFVPDLIIHTAAQPSHDWAAKDPFTDFTINANGTLNLLEATRNYAPDAVFIYTSTNKVYGDEPNRLPLIELEKRYEISPDHKYHNGIDETMSIDQNLHSLFGASKLAGDILVQEYGRYFGLKTVSFRGGCLTGPQHSGTQLHGFLSYLVRCAITGKTYNIFGYKGKQVRDNIHSYDLVNAFYHYYLNPRPGEVYNIGGGRFSNCSILEAIEIIEKLCGKKVSYQYIDTPRRGDHIWYISDISKFKKDYPNWDYTYTLEQIITEIYEFQKTLPLDKLMD, encoded by the coding sequence ATGAAAGGCGGTAAAGCATTGATAACCGGCTCCTGTGGTCTAATAGGTTCGGAGTCGGTGTCTTTCTTGGCAGAAAAAGGTTTTCAGATCGTAGGAATTGATAATGATATGCGCGCCTATTTTTTTGGAAAAGAAGCATCTACATCCTGGCAGAAGGAACGATTGTTAGAAAAATACAAAAATGTTTATAAACATTGTGATTTAGATATTCGAAACTATGATGGTCTAATTAAGATCTTTAAAGACTTTGTCCCGGATTTGATTATTCATACTGCAGCGCAACCATCCCACGACTGGGCCGCTAAAGACCCGTTTACTGATTTCACAATTAATGCCAATGGAACATTAAATCTTTTAGAAGCAACGCGCAACTATGCACCCGATGCCGTTTTTATTTACACTTCGACCAATAAAGTATACGGCGATGAACCTAACAGGTTACCATTAATCGAATTAGAAAAACGCTACGAGATTAGCCCAGACCATAAATATCATAATGGCATCGACGAAACCATGAGCATCGATCAAAATCTGCACTCGCTTTTTGGTGCTTCAAAACTCGCTGGAGACATTTTAGTTCAAGAATATGGTCGATACTTCGGGCTAAAAACTGTATCTTTTAGGGGCGGCTGCTTAACGGGCCCGCAACATTCCGGAACTCAGCTCCACGGTTTCTTGTCTTACTTGGTGCGATGTGCTATAACTGGAAAAACCTATAATATTTTCGGTTATAAGGGTAAACAGGTACGAGATAACATTCATTCATACGATTTAGTTAATGCTTTCTATCATTATTATTTAAATCCTAGACCAGGAGAGGTCTATAATATTGGGGGTGGTCGATTTAGTAACTGTTCAATTTTGGAAGCAATAGAAATTATTGAAAAACTTTGCGGCAAAAAGGTCTCTTACCAGTACATCGACACCCCACGACGAGGTGATCATATCTGGTACATATCAGACATTAGTAAATTCAAAAAAGACTACCCTAACTGGGATTATACCTATACTCTTGAACAGATAATTACCGAAATCTACGAGTTTCAGAAAACCCTACCCTTAGATAAACTAATGGACTAA
- a CDS encoding 2-oxoacid:acceptor oxidoreductase family protein, protein MTNNVCASKLLEIRWHGRGGQGAKTAALLFGEAALDTGLYIQAFPEYGPERMGAPVVAFNRLSDKEIRTHAGIKEPDIVVVLDPTLIEIANVIEGLKPGGILLINTEDSPEEVRKRYKLDDKDIKIYCVNASKIALELIKRDVPNTPMLGALVKVTGIFDYQKMLEAITNKLQQKFRGRDEIIKGNIESIKRAYEEVKSECET, encoded by the coding sequence ATGACAAATAATGTTTGTGCTTCCAAACTATTAGAAATTCGCTGGCACGGTCGCGGTGGTCAAGGAGCTAAGACTGCGGCCTTGTTATTTGGCGAAGCGGCATTAGATACTGGGCTTTATATTCAGGCATTTCCCGAATATGGTCCTGAGCGCATGGGTGCGCCTGTGGTGGCTTTTAATCGCCTCTCAGATAAAGAGATTCGAACTCATGCCGGCATCAAAGAGCCGGATATTGTTGTGGTCTTAGATCCAACCTTAATTGAGATTGCTAATGTTATTGAGGGCTTAAAACCCGGCGGCATTCTTTTGATCAACACCGAGGATTCGCCAGAAGAGGTAAGAAAACGCTATAAGCTTGACGATAAAGACATTAAAATCTATTGCGTGAACGCCTCCAAAATTGCCTTAGAACTTATCAAACGCGATGTGCCTAATACCCCAATGCTGGGAGCGTTAGTAAAGGTGACGGGTATTTTTGATTATCAGAAGATGCTTGAGGCGATTACCAATAAGTTACAGCAGAAGTTTCGGGGCCGAGATGAAATTATTAAGGGTAATATTGAGTCTATAAAACGGGCCTATGAAGAAGTTAAATCAGAATGTGAAACTTAA
- the tyrS gene encoding tyrosine--tRNA ligase — MMTIDDKLKLLISRTDCVVSVEELKEKLIRSEKQNRPLRVKLGIDASGPDIHLGFAVVLRKLRQFQELGHIAVLIIGDFTGMIGDPTGRSKTRPALSEEQIKANMARYREQIFKILIPERTEFRNNSEWLGKLTSKDIVNLTSKYTVARILEREDFKNRLNSGLPLYIHEILYPLFQGYDSVMVQADIELGGADQYWNLLVGRELQREFNQPAQVIMTVPLLEGTDGKLKMSKSYNNYIGITEPAREIYGKIMSIPDELIIKYFWLCTNLSDDQILKLEERMRRGENPKTFKELLGKEIVALYYSPQEAEAVSQEFEAVFKLKQVPQEIPEFKVQAGVELNIVDLLILSKSFPSKSEARRKIKEGAIEIDGQKITDIYYTIKISEPQVLKIGKHRFLKITPE; from the coding sequence ATTATGACCATTGATGACAAATTAAAACTCTTAATTAGCCGGACCGATTGCGTCGTCTCAGTTGAAGAACTAAAAGAAAAACTTATCCGAAGCGAAAAACAAAACCGACCTTTAAGGGTCAAATTAGGAATTGACGCCTCAGGCCCAGATATTCACTTAGGCTTTGCGGTGGTGTTAAGAAAACTCCGTCAATTTCAGGAGCTTGGGCACATTGCCGTGCTTATCATTGGCGACTTTACGGGCATGATTGGCGATCCGACCGGCCGCTCAAAGACCAGGCCGGCTTTAAGTGAAGAACAGATTAAGGCTAATATGGCACGCTATCGTGAGCAGATTTTTAAGATTTTGATTCCAGAACGAACCGAGTTTCGCAATAATTCGGAATGGCTCGGTAAACTCACAAGTAAAGACATTGTGAATTTAACCTCTAAATACACCGTGGCCCGAATTTTAGAGCGCGAAGACTTTAAAAACCGCCTAAATAGCGGTTTGCCGTTATACATCCACGAAATCTTATATCCCTTATTTCAAGGCTATGACTCGGTGATGGTCCAGGCGGATATCGAGCTCGGTGGTGCTGACCAATATTGGAACCTTTTGGTTGGCCGAGAACTCCAACGCGAATTTAATCAACCAGCCCAGGTGATTATGACCGTCCCACTCCTAGAAGGCACGGATGGCAAGTTGAAAATGAGCAAATCGTATAATAATTATATCGGAATTACCGAGCCAGCTCGAGAAATTTATGGGAAGATCATGTCGATACCCGATGAACTTATTATCAAATATTTCTGGCTCTGCACCAACCTAAGTGATGACCAGATCCTTAAACTTGAGGAACGAATGCGTCGCGGTGAGAACCCCAAAACTTTTAAAGAACTTTTAGGAAAAGAAATCGTTGCACTCTATTATTCGCCGCAAGAAGCCGAGGCGGTAAGCCAAGAATTTGAAGCGGTGTTTAAATTAAAACAGGTGCCGCAGGAAATCCCAGAATTTAAAGTCCAGGCTGGGGTAGAACTTAATATTGTTGACCTCTTAATCTTATCAAAAAGCTTCCCTTCAAAAAGTGAGGCCCGAAGAAAAATAAAAGAAGGCGCCATTGAAATTGATGGCCAAAAGATTACCGATATATACTATACAATAAAAATTTCTGAACCCCAAGTTTTAAAGATCGGTAAACATCGCTTTCTTAAAATAACCCCGGAATAA
- the rpsR gene encoding 30S ribosomal protein S18, whose amino-acid sequence MLIKKKKCPFCEKQVTTIGIDDVEELKKYITEKGKIIGSRFTGVCSWHQRKLKKAIKLARNAGLLSFISK is encoded by the coding sequence ATGCTAATTAAAAAGAAAAAATGCCCGTTCTGTGAGAAACAGGTCACCACGATCGGGATCGATGATGTTGAAGAGCTCAAAAAATATATTACTGAGAAAGGTAAGATTATCGGTTCCCGGTTCACCGGGGTGTGCTCTTGGCATCAACGAAAGCTTAAAAAAGCGATAAAATTAGCTCGCAACGCTGGGCTACTTTCATTTATCAGTAAATAG
- a CDS encoding 4Fe-4S dicluster-binding protein: MSKLVSWQELPCGAIITDTKRVLENKTGAWRSFRPVWNKEKCINCLTCWIYCPDAAIILKDGKHQGINYEYCKGCGICAEVCPKKVQAITMVKEEK, from the coding sequence ATGAGTAAACTAGTATCTTGGCAAGAACTCCCTTGTGGGGCAATAATTACCGATACGAAAAGGGTTTTAGAAAATAAGACCGGCGCCTGGCGTAGTTTTCGGCCGGTTTGGAATAAAGAGAAATGTATTAACTGTTTAACCTGTTGGATTTATTGCCCGGATGCCGCAATTATCTTAAAAGACGGTAAACATCAAGGGATAAATTACGAATACTGTAAAGGATGTGGCATTTGCGCTGAGGTTTGTCCGAAAAAAGTCCAGGCTATAACCATGGTCAAGGAGGAAAAATGA
- a CDS encoding AAA family ATPase, translating into MSKNSSNENYSVKDYLPVLLKPSFWGPDCKKVTLIQTHTSWVFLTGKYAYKIKKPVFFGFLDYTTLSLRKKFSYEEFRINQILAPDIYFGVIPILKRGNKIFLDPDNSKPGEVIDYAIKMRELSQETIMTNLLLNKKIGFSPVDEIAKIIANFHKKSRSREDYYQYGSTDMIKYNWDENFIQTEPFLGVTITQKTFDKIKNIVEEFIKNNKYLFIKRIYDQKIIKCHGDLHSENIFVADRVYIFDSLEFNPRFSVCDTASEIAFFVMDLEFYNHKHLADFFLDRYLYYTNDWELLKVLDFYKCYRAYVRGKVTSFLLNDPKLPSTTKKRIKLKAQKYFCLADKYSDLFNRQPLLIMIMGLPGSGKTYIAQRLAKEIFAHYLSTDIIRKELTNTPIEEHRFEGYGKGIYRSEISQKTYAELYRRSYNYLSCGISCVVDGTFAWESSRIELQDIATKTGAQFFIVHCNCPEKIILARLKRRPQVFSVSDATEEIYFRIRDYFEPVRDRQNYLEINTAKPVRENLTKIIKFIGK; encoded by the coding sequence ATGAGCAAAAATTCATCAAACGAAAACTATTCAGTAAAAGACTACCTGCCTGTTCTTTTAAAACCAAGCTTTTGGGGTCCAGACTGTAAAAAAGTTACGCTTATCCAAACACACACCTCATGGGTTTTCTTGACCGGGAAATATGCATATAAGATAAAAAAACCGGTGTTCTTCGGCTTTCTGGATTACACTACATTGTCTTTAAGAAAAAAATTCTCTTATGAGGAATTTCGGATTAATCAAATTTTAGCTCCGGATATTTACTTTGGGGTCATTCCGATCCTAAAAAGAGGCAATAAAATATTCTTAGATCCGGATAATTCTAAACCTGGTGAAGTTATTGACTACGCAATTAAAATGCGCGAACTCTCGCAAGAAACAATAATGACTAATCTGCTATTAAATAAAAAGATCGGTTTTTCGCCAGTTGATGAGATAGCCAAGATAATTGCTAATTTCCACAAAAAGTCTCGTTCCCGTGAAGATTACTATCAATATGGAAGTACTGACATGATCAAGTATAACTGGGATGAAAACTTTATACAAACCGAACCGTTCCTGGGAGTTACAATTACCCAAAAAACGTTTGATAAAATTAAGAACATAGTTGAAGAGTTTATAAAAAATAATAAATACCTGTTTATAAAGCGCATTTACGACCAGAAGATTATTAAATGCCACGGTGACTTGCATTCCGAGAATATTTTTGTTGCTGACAGGGTTTATATCTTTGATTCGTTAGAGTTTAATCCCAGATTTTCCGTGTGCGATACTGCTTCTGAGATCGCGTTTTTCGTAATGGATTTAGAATTTTATAACCATAAACATCTGGCTGATTTTTTTCTGGATCGATATCTCTATTACACCAACGATTGGGAGCTATTAAAAGTCTTGGATTTTTATAAGTGCTATCGGGCGTATGTCCGAGGCAAAGTAACCAGTTTTCTTCTTAATGACCCTAAATTACCGAGTACGACAAAGAAAAGAATAAAATTAAAGGCTCAAAAATATTTTTGTTTAGCCGACAAGTATTCAGATCTTTTTAATCGCCAGCCGCTTCTAATTATGATCATGGGGCTTCCTGGTTCTGGAAAAACTTACATTGCTCAACGACTTGCTAAGGAAATTTTTGCCCACTATTTGTCAACGGACATAATTCGCAAAGAACTTACTAATACCCCAATTGAAGAGCATCGGTTTGAAGGTTATGGCAAAGGGATTTATCGATCAGAGATTTCACAAAAAACTTATGCCGAACTTTACCGGCGCAGTTATAATTATCTTTCCTGTGGCATAAGCTGTGTAGTTGACGGAACTTTTGCATGGGAAAGTTCCCGAATCGAATTACAGGATATTGCTACTAAAACTGGCGCCCAATTTTTTATCGTACACTGCAACTGCCCCGAAAAAATTATTCTTGCTCGGTTGAAGCGGCGTCCGCAGGTATTTTCAGTGTCTGATGCGACCGAGGAAATCTATTTTCGCATTCGAGATTATTTTGAACCGGTCCGGGATAGGCAAAATTATTTAGAAATAAACACGGCAAAACCGGTTCGCGAAAACTTAACTAAGATTATTAAATTTATAGGCAAGTAA
- a CDS encoding thiamine pyrophosphate-dependent enzyme yields MMPSIKELSREPELFSSGHRACTGCGEVLAVRQVLLAAIKPVACVMPTGCLEIVSTIYPHTAWQVPMFHSAFENAAATISGMEAAYRVLKRKGKITEDINFIAFGGDGGTYDIGFQALSGAVERRHRFLYVCLDNEAYMNTGIQRSSATPLGAHTTTSPAGKVKPGKLEWRKDIVEIMIAHDIPYAAQATVWNWNDLANKVRKALSINGPSFINVLVPCPLGWGYHSSQTITLSKLAVETCFWPLYECENHKYRLNYVPKEKLPVTEWLKLQDRFRHLFRPENKSLLDAFQEEVDRRWEQLNKKVKCFD; encoded by the coding sequence ATTATGCCATCAATAAAAGAATTATCAAGAGAACCAGAACTGTTTTCATCTGGCCATCGGGCATGTACCGGCTGCGGCGAGGTCCTGGCAGTAAGACAAGTGCTCCTGGCCGCAATTAAACCTGTGGCCTGCGTTATGCCTACCGGTTGTTTAGAAATTGTCTCGACAATTTATCCGCATACCGCATGGCAAGTGCCAATGTTTCATAGTGCCTTTGAAAATGCTGCAGCAACGATCTCGGGCATGGAAGCAGCATACCGTGTTTTAAAACGCAAAGGCAAAATAACAGAAGACATTAATTTTATCGCATTCGGTGGTGATGGGGGAACCTATGATATTGGTTTTCAGGCCCTCTCGGGTGCTGTAGAACGCCGGCATCGGTTTTTGTATGTCTGTTTAGACAATGAAGCTTACATGAATACTGGAATCCAGCGCTCCTCAGCTACCCCCTTAGGCGCCCATACCACAACTTCGCCAGCCGGCAAGGTAAAACCTGGCAAATTAGAATGGCGTAAAGATATTGTAGAAATTATGATTGCTCATGACATACCCTATGCCGCTCAGGCAACCGTCTGGAACTGGAATGATTTAGCTAATAAGGTGCGTAAAGCACTTTCAATTAATGGGCCGAGTTTCATTAATGTTTTAGTGCCTTGTCCTTTGGGGTGGGGTTATCACTCGTCGCAAACAATTACTCTTTCTAAATTAGCCGTTGAGACATGTTTTTGGCCCTTATATGAGTGCGAAAACCATAAATATCGACTGAATTATGTGCCCAAGGAAAAATTACCAGTTACGGAATGGCTAAAATTACAGGACCGATTCCGACATCTTTTCCGGCCGGAAAATAAGAGCTTACTTGATGCATTTCAAGAAGAAGTTGACCGACGTTGGGAGCAACTTAACAAGAAAGTTAAATGTTTTGATTAA
- a CDS encoding transketolase C-terminal domain-containing protein gives MIVAKTGNEAMAYAMKQCRPDVVAAYPITPSTEIVQIFSSFVADGLVDTEYVPVESEHSAMSACIGAAASGARAMTATASQGLALMHEMLFIAAGLRLPIVMCVASRSLSSPLNIHCDHSDSVASRDSGWIQIFCESSQEGYDSVIQAVKIAERAYLPVIVAIDGFILSHCMERLEILSDEEVSDFLGEFKPNYSLLDTKNPITVGPACLPDSYFEHKRAEAEGIRQAKGIIEEVIEEYRKRFHRYYPVIDEYQAEDAEVVVLAMGSTVGTAKIAVDELRAQGKKVGALKLRFFRPLFSEKLVASLRKFKVVGILDRAEAMNSYISPLATEIRAALYHQTEKPLIVSYVYGLGGREITQEDIKVVFEELIHIKETQKVKDEVSYIGVR, from the coding sequence ATGATTGTGGCGAAAACCGGTAATGAAGCCATGGCTTATGCCATGAAACAATGCCGACCCGATGTTGTAGCTGCTTATCCGATTACCCCATCGACTGAGATTGTTCAGATTTTTTCAAGCTTTGTGGCTGATGGTTTAGTTGATACCGAATATGTGCCGGTGGAATCAGAGCATTCCGCCATGAGTGCTTGTATTGGTGCTGCAGCAAGTGGTGCCCGAGCCATGACCGCCACAGCCTCTCAGGGGTTAGCGCTAATGCATGAAATGCTTTTTATTGCTGCCGGACTTCGGCTGCCGATTGTGATGTGCGTTGCTTCTCGATCGCTTTCTTCGCCACTTAATATTCATTGCGATCACTCCGATTCTGTAGCCTCTCGGGATTCGGGCTGGATTCAGATTTTTTGCGAAAGTTCTCAAGAGGGTTACGACTCAGTTATCCAGGCCGTCAAGATTGCTGAACGAGCCTATCTGCCCGTGATTGTAGCCATTGATGGATTTATTCTTTCCCATTGTATGGAACGGCTTGAGATCTTATCCGATGAAGAGGTAAGCGATTTTTTAGGCGAGTTTAAGCCTAATTATAGTTTATTAGATACCAAAAATCCAATTACGGTTGGACCAGCTTGTCTGCCAGATTCTTATTTTGAACATAAGCGGGCTGAAGCTGAAGGTATACGTCAGGCTAAGGGGATAATCGAAGAGGTGATCGAGGAATATCGAAAGCGGTTTCACCGTTATTATCCGGTAATCGACGAATATCAAGCCGAAGATGCTGAGGTGGTAGTTTTAGCCATGGGTTCAACGGTTGGCACGGCCAAGATTGCGGTTGATGAATTACGGGCCCAGGGCAAAAAGGTCGGTGCCCTAAAGTTACGCTTTTTTAGACCGCTCTTTTCAGAAAAGCTAGTTGCGAGCTTACGTAAATTTAAAGTTGTTGGCATTTTAGACCGAGCAGAAGCAATGAATAGTTATATTAGTCCTTTGGCGACGGAGATCCGTGCGGCCCTATATCATCAAACTGAAAAACCGCTCATTGTTTCTTATGTCTACGGTTTAGGGGGCCGAGAAATTACCCAAGAGGACATTAAAGTGGTATTTGAAGAACTAATCCATATTAAGGAAACCCAAAAGGTTAAAGACGAAGTTAGCTATATTGGAGTGAGGTAA
- the rplI gene encoding 50S ribosomal protein L9: MKIILLQDYERLGKKGDIVTVKDGFARNYLIPKGIAIRATEKELAEIEKTKEELLARLERRRQKQEMLAQKLQELELKAELKMGRRGAFGAITNTDIAELLQAQGIKIDRHKILLTRPIKDPGIYDISVNLGLIKATVKLNVTSSEEARQ; encoded by the coding sequence ATGAAAATTATCCTATTACAAGACTACGAGCGCCTAGGCAAAAAGGGTGACATCGTTACGGTCAAGGATGGTTTTGCCCGTAATTATCTTATTCCTAAAGGAATCGCCATTCGAGCCACCGAAAAAGAACTTGCTGAGATTGAAAAGACTAAAGAAGAGCTTTTAGCCCGATTGGAACGCCGCAGACAAAAACAAGAAATGTTGGCCCAAAAACTCCAGGAATTAGAACTAAAGGCTGAGCTTAAAATGGGCCGCCGAGGAGCCTTTGGGGCCATTACTAATACCGATATCGCCGAACTATTACAAGCCCAAGGCATAAAAATTGACCGCCATAAAATTCTTTTGACCCGACCTATAAAAGACCCGGGAATCTATGATATTTCAGTCAATTTAGGTCTTATCAAGGCAACTGTAAAACTTAACGTTACCTCGTCTGAAGAAGCCCGCCAGTAG